One Fontisphaera persica DNA window includes the following coding sequences:
- a CDS encoding class I SAM-dependent methyltransferase yields the protein MDPALQKETEALRRMWDRHAAEDLRDYLVASVEDPRLNLSSILTRHFLAELLFGQRLVPLQEAEVRFSMAMNWMLQRFEHPMIDEDVESLRLGLQRPMAVVEGVTLPPFLHLLYTRLPETAAEVEVPNYLDALLTPDLLAMTPIRLPERVLNTFAQLWQQALAGLEAPPLSVLEPACGSANDARFLAAFGLSRFLHYTGFDLCEKNILNARALCPQLDFQVGNVLEIERPDQSVDVLIAHDLFEHLSPTALEQALAEVLRVTRHAVCLGFFQMHEEPEHLVRPVDEYFWNRLSLPRIREKLEQAGFQVQAIHLDTFLVRQFGGEPTHNPHAYILRAWRP from the coding sequence ATGGACCCTGCGCTGCAAAAAGAAACCGAGGCCCTCCGCCGCATGTGGGACCGCCATGCCGCCGAAGATTTGCGCGATTATCTGGTGGCCAGCGTCGAAGACCCCCGCCTGAATCTTTCCAGCATTCTCACCCGCCATTTTCTGGCGGAGTTGCTCTTCGGCCAGCGCTTGGTCCCGCTGCAGGAGGCCGAAGTGCGCTTTTCCATGGCCATGAACTGGATGCTGCAACGCTTCGAGCATCCCATGATTGATGAAGATGTGGAAAGCCTGCGGCTCGGTCTGCAACGCCCCATGGCGGTGGTCGAAGGCGTCACCCTCCCCCCCTTCCTGCACCTCCTCTATACCCGCCTGCCAGAGACGGCGGCGGAAGTCGAAGTCCCCAATTACCTGGATGCCCTGCTAACGCCAGACTTGCTGGCCATGACCCCCATCCGCCTGCCGGAGCGCGTCCTGAACACCTTTGCCCAGCTATGGCAACAAGCGCTGGCAGGCCTCGAAGCCCCCCCGCTCAGTGTGCTGGAGCCAGCCTGCGGCTCCGCCAATGACGCCCGCTTCCTGGCAGCCTTTGGCCTGTCTCGCTTCCTCCATTACACCGGCTTTGATTTGTGTGAAAAAAACATCCTCAATGCCCGCGCCCTCTGCCCCCAGCTTGATTTTCAGGTGGGCAACGTGCTGGAAATCGAACGCCCCGATCAATCCGTGGACGTGCTCATCGCGCATGATCTGTTTGAGCACCTCAGCCCCACCGCCCTCGAACAAGCCCTGGCGGAAGTCCTCCGCGTGACCCGCCACGCCGTGTGCCTGGGCTTCTTCCAAATGCACGAGGAGCCGGAGCACCTGGTGCGGCCGGTGGATGAGTACTTTTGGAATCGTTTGAGCTTGCCGCGCATCCGCGAAAAGCTCGAACAAGCCGGCTTCCAAGTGCAGGCTATTCACCTCGATACCTTCCTGGTGCGGCAATTCGGCGGTGAGCCTACCCACAACCCCCACGCCTACATCCTGCGCGCCTGGCGGCCATAA